Proteins from one Thioalkalivibrio sp. XN279 genomic window:
- a CDS encoding ABC transporter permease, with the protein MRALDRKLFRDLWHMRGMVFAISLVVLGGVATFVMSLVTYESLLVTQQRYYVDQRFAEVFANLVRAPESVAEQLAPLPGVNQVETRVVAPVNLEVSGFGDPITGRIVSLPEFGEPKLNKPLVRRGRLPQPGAETEVAVSEDFANAHGLEPGDRLAAVIRGRRQHVDIVGIALSPEYMYAIAPGAMFPDFKRYGILWMNRKALATAFDMDGAFNDVSFSLQRGAVAQDVIDRVDLVLARYGGLGAYAREDQFSHRFITEELRGLETMATLFPVIFLGVAAFLLNVVMGRLVATEREQIATLKAFGYSSTQVGLHYAKLVLLITSLGLTVGVILGARFARGLSSIYQEFYSFPFLDFRLDPVIVLQAVLVTVGAALGGTAWAVRRAARLPPAEGMRAEPPPAYHATFLERLGLQQRLAEPSRMIVRHLSRQPFKAALSVAGIAAACGILMITNFQRDAIGWMMGVQFGLGSREDLAVTFTDPTPRRALYSLQSLDGVTLVEGHRVVAARQVHGHRSHRGSIEGVEPGSSLHRVLDASLQPLQVPAEGVVLTDYLAQEILQIEPGDVLRVEVLEGSRPVLEIPVVAVAQQYLGVNAYMQRETLNRLMREGPAITGARLAVDPELEPAVYHRLREMPRVAGTVVRENAIRQFDEMMEETILYFSFITALLGGFIAFGVVYNSMRIALSERGRELASLRVLGFTRLEVAYILLGEIGLLTLAAIPVGFAFGWALSAYLALAFSSDLYRIELVISPGTYALAAAVVLVSFLISSALAWRKLDRLDLVEVLKTRE; encoded by the coding sequence ATGCGCGCCCTCGACCGCAAGCTGTTTCGCGACCTGTGGCACATGCGCGGCATGGTCTTCGCCATCTCCCTGGTGGTGCTGGGCGGCGTAGCCACCTTCGTCATGTCGCTGGTCACCTACGAGTCCCTGCTGGTGACCCAGCAGCGCTATTACGTCGACCAGCGTTTTGCTGAGGTGTTCGCCAACCTGGTGCGTGCACCGGAGTCGGTGGCTGAGCAGCTGGCGCCGCTGCCGGGCGTGAACCAGGTCGAGACGCGCGTGGTGGCGCCGGTCAATCTCGAGGTCAGTGGCTTCGGCGACCCGATCACTGGCCGGATCGTTTCGCTGCCGGAGTTCGGCGAGCCGAAGCTGAACAAGCCCCTGGTGCGGCGCGGACGGCTGCCCCAGCCCGGGGCCGAGACCGAGGTGGCGGTGAGCGAGGACTTTGCCAATGCGCACGGCCTCGAGCCGGGCGACCGCCTCGCCGCGGTGATCCGCGGCCGCCGCCAGCATGTCGACATCGTCGGCATCGCGCTGTCGCCGGAATACATGTACGCCATCGCGCCCGGCGCGATGTTCCCGGATTTCAAGCGCTACGGCATCCTGTGGATGAACCGCAAGGCGCTGGCCACGGCCTTCGACATGGACGGCGCCTTCAACGACGTGAGCTTCTCGCTGCAGCGCGGGGCGGTGGCGCAGGACGTCATCGATCGCGTCGACCTGGTGCTGGCGCGCTACGGTGGGCTCGGCGCCTATGCCCGCGAGGACCAGTTCAGCCATCGCTTCATCACCGAGGAGCTGCGCGGCCTCGAGACCATGGCGACGCTGTTCCCGGTGATCTTCCTCGGCGTGGCCGCATTCCTGCTCAACGTGGTGATGGGCCGCCTGGTCGCCACCGAGCGCGAGCAGATTGCGACGCTCAAGGCCTTCGGCTACTCCAGCACCCAGGTCGGCCTGCACTACGCCAAGCTGGTGTTGTTGATCACCTCGCTCGGGCTCACCGTCGGGGTCATCCTCGGGGCGCGCTTCGCGCGCGGCCTGAGCAGCATCTACCAGGAGTTCTACAGCTTCCCCTTCCTCGATTTCCGGCTCGACCCGGTGATCGTGCTGCAGGCGGTGCTGGTGACGGTGGGCGCGGCGCTGGGAGGCACCGCCTGGGCGGTGCGGCGCGCCGCGCGCCTGCCGCCCGCCGAGGGCATGCGTGCCGAGCCGCCGCCGGCGTACCACGCCACCTTCCTCGAGCGGCTCGGCCTGCAGCAGCGGCTCGCGGAACCCTCGCGCATGATCGTGCGTCATCTCAGCCGCCAGCCCTTCAAGGCCGCCTTGTCGGTGGCAGGGATCGCCGCGGCCTGCGGCATCCTGATGATCACCAACTTCCAGCGCGACGCCATCGGCTGGATGATGGGTGTGCAGTTCGGCCTCGGCAGTCGCGAGGACCTCGCGGTGACGTTCACCGACCCGACGCCGCGCCGCGCGCTGTACTCGCTGCAGTCGCTCGACGGCGTGACCCTTGTCGAGGGCCACCGCGTGGTGGCCGCGCGACAGGTGCACGGCCATCGCAGTCACCGCGGCAGCATCGAGGGCGTCGAGCCCGGCAGCAGCCTGCACCGTGTGCTGGACGCATCGCTGCAACCGCTGCAGGTGCCGGCGGAGGGCGTGGTCCTGACCGACTACCTGGCGCAGGAGATCCTGCAGATCGAGCCGGGTGACGTGCTGCGGGTCGAAGTGCTGGAGGGGTCCCGGCCGGTGCTGGAGATCCCGGTGGTGGCGGTGGCGCAGCAGTACCTCGGGGTCAACGCCTACATGCAGCGCGAGACCCTCAACCGGCTCATGCGCGAGGGGCCGGCCATCACCGGCGCCCGGCTCGCGGTCGACCCGGAGCTGGAGCCCGCGGTCTACCACCGGCTGCGCGAGATGCCGCGCGTCGCCGGCACGGTGGTGCGCGAGAACGCCATCCGCCAGTTCGACGAGATGATGGAAGAGACCATCCTCTACTTCAGTTTCATCACCGCGCTGCTGGGCGGCTTCATCGCTTTCGGCGTGGTCTACAACTCCATGCGCATCGCCTTGTCGGAGCGCGGGCGCGAGCTCGCCTCGCTGCGCGTGCTGGGCTTCACGCGCCTGGAGGTCGCCTACATCCTGCTGGGCGAGATCGGCCTGCTCACGCTCGCCGCGATCCCGGTCGGGTTCGCTTTCGGCTGGGCGCTGTCGGCCTACCTGGCGCTCGCCTTTTCCTCCGACCTGTACCGCATCGAGCTGGTCATTTCGCCCGGCACCTACGCGCTGGCTGCCGCGGTGGTGCTGGTATCTTTCCTGATTTCATCTGCGCTGGCCTGGCGCAAGCTGGACCGGCTGGACCTGGTCGAGGTCCTGAAGACGAGGGAGTGA
- a CDS encoding efflux RND transporter periplasmic adaptor subunit: MLAGRYKGIAVIAVLIAAAMTWAWWPRPVLVEFAEVAQRPLEVAVEEEGRTRVKDRYVLYAPVAGYLRRVTLEPGDAVEAGQPVAWLDPLPAATLDPRARAEAEARLAAMRAALEQAGEIRKQAAAEAQLAEHEFARRQELLAQQLISRTEFDQAESRRDAAVAAAAAAASAVDVARHEVEAAEAVLSYAGAMAEGEAPAPIALRAPVDGRVLKRLQESAGVVAAGQPLVEVGDTRALEVEVEVLSRDAVRIEPGGRVRFERWGGGESLEGRVRVVEPAGFTKISALGVEEQRVLVIADLLDPPAAWQRLGDGYRVEARFITWAEDDALTAPASALFRRGDAWEAFVAEDGRARRVSVTPGHSSGLITEIVSGLESGQKVVVHPPEEVEDGVRVAPYEK, encoded by the coding sequence ATGCTGGCCGGACGCTACAAGGGCATCGCCGTCATCGCCGTGCTTATCGCCGCGGCCATGACCTGGGCGTGGTGGCCGCGGCCGGTGCTGGTCGAATTCGCCGAGGTGGCGCAGCGACCGCTCGAAGTCGCGGTGGAGGAAGAGGGTCGCACGCGGGTCAAGGATCGCTACGTGCTTTACGCTCCGGTGGCCGGGTACCTGCGCCGCGTGACGCTGGAGCCGGGCGACGCGGTGGAGGCCGGTCAACCGGTGGCCTGGCTCGACCCCTTGCCGGCCGCAACGCTCGATCCCCGTGCCCGCGCCGAGGCCGAGGCCCGGCTCGCGGCCATGCGCGCGGCGCTGGAGCAGGCCGGCGAGATCCGCAAGCAGGCCGCCGCCGAGGCGCAGCTCGCCGAGCACGAGTTCGCGCGGCGGCAGGAATTGCTGGCGCAACAACTCATCTCGCGCACCGAGTTCGACCAGGCGGAAAGCCGTCGTGACGCTGCGGTGGCGGCCGCCGCTGCCGCGGCGTCCGCAGTGGACGTGGCGCGCCACGAGGTCGAGGCTGCCGAGGCGGTGCTGAGTTACGCGGGCGCCATGGCCGAGGGGGAGGCGCCGGCGCCGATAGCGTTGCGCGCGCCGGTGGACGGGCGCGTCCTGAAGCGCCTGCAGGAGAGCGCGGGCGTGGTGGCTGCCGGGCAGCCGCTGGTCGAGGTGGGGGACACACGCGCGCTCGAGGTCGAAGTCGAAGTGCTGTCGCGCGACGCAGTGCGCATCGAGCCGGGTGGCCGGGTCCGGTTCGAGCGCTGGGGCGGCGGCGAGTCGCTGGAAGGCCGGGTGCGCGTGGTGGAGCCGGCCGGCTTCACCAAGATCAGCGCCCTCGGCGTCGAGGAGCAGCGGGTGCTGGTGATTGCCGACCTGCTCGACCCGCCTGCAGCCTGGCAGCGGCTCGGCGACGGCTACCGCGTGGAAGCGCGCTTCATCACCTGGGCCGAGGACGACGCCCTGACGGCGCCGGCCAGCGCGCTGTTCCGCCGCGGCGACGCCTGGGAGGCTTTCGTGGCCGAGGACGGGCGGGCGCGACGCGTGAGCGTGACCCCCGGCCACAGCAGCGGACTCATCACCGAGATCGTGTCCGGGTTGGAGTCCGGGCAGAAAGTGGTCGTGCATCCGCCCGAAGAGGTCGAAGACGGCGTGCGCGTCGCGCCGTACGAGAAGTAG
- a CDS encoding TIGR04190 family B12-binding domain/radical SAM domain protein: MAKAQKPVDLLLLHPPSVYDFRDKSILYGPVSDMVPSSVMFEIYPIGFLTMAGYLKQQGMRVRIVNLALRMLTDPGFDVREFLAAQRPGAIGIDLHWMPHCHGAIEIARLAKEVHPEVPVIFGGLSATYFHEELLQEYPDIDFVLRGDSTEPPLHQLLLALREGGSLDTIPNLVWREDGKVRVNPLSFVPRTLDYIDVYPELLIEMAIRYRDITGVLPFNGWLSNPTTMVLPLKGCAFECITCGSSNSTCAMMTGRRKPVFRSPANLASNVAAIGRFSRGPIVMPGDLLQGGRKYASACIDEMAAAGVENEICFEFFDVPPVDFLQYIDARLPNWSFEISPESHDRAVRHAMEGQAGYENEAMEHMLREALKLNCHRIDVFFMIGLPQQDHRSVMDTVDYCEYLFSWGDPRLQCFISPMGPFLDPGSQIFEAPERFGYRKLASTVEEHRQLLTQPSWEQILNYETEWMTRAQLVDATYDAAERLNEMKLRFKRITPRQAGVVADSIAEARRLRARLQYSHGGRMDPAAEAQLHGEISRFSNSTVCDKRELFWQRHMLSFRLPAIGRVALDCLRRPG; this comes from the coding sequence ATGGCGAAGGCCCAGAAGCCGGTAGACCTGCTGCTGCTGCACCCCCCGAGCGTGTACGACTTCCGCGACAAGTCGATCCTGTACGGCCCGGTCAGCGACATGGTGCCGTCGTCAGTGATGTTCGAGATCTACCCGATCGGCTTCCTGACCATGGCCGGCTACCTGAAGCAGCAGGGCATGCGGGTGCGCATCGTCAACCTCGCACTGCGCATGCTGACGGACCCGGGCTTCGACGTGCGCGAGTTCCTGGCGGCGCAGCGACCCGGGGCCATCGGGATCGACCTGCACTGGATGCCGCATTGCCACGGCGCGATCGAGATCGCGCGCCTGGCCAAAGAGGTGCACCCCGAGGTGCCGGTGATTTTCGGCGGCCTGTCCGCGACATACTTCCACGAGGAGCTGCTGCAGGAGTACCCGGACATCGATTTCGTGCTGCGCGGCGACAGCACCGAGCCGCCGCTGCACCAGCTGCTCCTGGCCCTGCGCGAGGGCGGGTCGCTCGACACCATCCCCAACCTGGTCTGGCGCGAGGATGGCAAGGTCAGGGTCAACCCGCTCAGCTTCGTGCCGCGCACGCTCGACTACATCGACGTCTACCCCGAGCTGCTGATCGAGATGGCGATCCGGTATCGCGACATCACCGGCGTCCTCCCGTTCAACGGCTGGCTGAGCAACCCCACCACCATGGTGCTGCCGCTCAAGGGCTGCGCCTTCGAGTGCATCACCTGCGGCAGCTCGAACTCGACCTGCGCCATGATGACGGGGCGCCGCAAGCCGGTGTTCCGCAGCCCGGCCAACCTGGCGTCGAACGTGGCGGCCATCGGCCGCTTCTCGCGCGGGCCGATCGTGATGCCGGGCGACCTGCTGCAGGGCGGGCGCAAGTACGCATCGGCCTGCATCGACGAAATGGCTGCCGCCGGGGTCGAGAACGAGATCTGCTTCGAGTTCTTCGACGTGCCGCCGGTCGATTTCCTGCAATACATCGATGCGCGGCTGCCGAACTGGAGTTTCGAGATCTCGCCGGAGAGCCACGACCGCGCGGTGCGCCATGCCATGGAGGGCCAGGCGGGGTACGAGAACGAGGCCATGGAGCACATGCTGCGGGAGGCGCTCAAGCTCAACTGCCACCGCATCGACGTGTTCTTCATGATCGGCCTGCCGCAGCAGGACCACCGCTCCGTCATGGATACGGTGGACTACTGCGAGTACCTGTTCAGCTGGGGCGATCCGAGGCTGCAGTGCTTCATCTCGCCGATGGGCCCGTTTCTCGATCCGGGCAGCCAGATCTTCGAGGCGCCGGAGCGCTTCGGCTATCGCAAACTGGCGTCCACGGTGGAGGAGCATCGGCAGCTGCTCACGCAGCCGAGCTGGGAGCAGATCCTCAACTACGAGACCGAGTGGATGACGCGCGCGCAGCTGGTGGATGCGACCTACGATGCGGCCGAGCGGCTCAACGAGATGAAGCTGCGCTTCAAGCGCATCACGCCGCGGCAGGCCGGGGTGGTCGCGGACAGCATCGCCGAGGCCCGCCGCCTGCGGGCACGGCTTCAGTACAGCCACGGCGGCCGCATGGACCCGGCGGCCGAGGCCCAGTTGCACGGCGAGATCTCCCGCTTCAGCAACAGCACCGTGTGCGACAAGCGGGAGCTGTTCTGGCAGCGCCACATGCTGAGTTTCCGGCTGCCGGCGATCGGGCGCGTGGCCCTCGATTGCCTGCGCCGCCCGGGGTAA
- a CDS encoding efflux RND transporter periplasmic adaptor subunit yields the protein MNLLAVSSSGYRSAVLGPSLLALAAIALTACEPQSSPAARGPVPVVVQQVETRTIPVVTSRVAQTESSRQVEVVARVSGFLESINYREGGMVEAGDVMFEMDRKPFKAQLDMAQGEVEASLARLATAEANLERTRPLAAADALSQADLDRAVGEQQAAEAAVYTARARLRQAELNLDYATIRSPVTGMAGAAEQREGTFLNAQGASANLAYVAQLDPIWVNFSVSQNEAARREARVRSGLYVSPENERYTVEVVLAGGRVFAHEGVLDFADPSYDRRTGTFTVRAVVPNPDLELRPGMFVTARLKGARRPNAIVVPQRAVQKSAEGHVVWLVNAQGAAEVRPVVAGDWVGEDWLIEQGLSGGETLIVDGFQRLAPGFPVQAVPALPTDAAAGE from the coding sequence ATGAATCTGCTCGCAGTGTCTTCCTCCGGGTATCGATCCGCCGTGCTGGGGCCGTCGTTGCTCGCTCTCGCCGCCATCGCACTCACCGCATGTGAACCCCAGTCATCGCCCGCTGCCCGCGGGCCGGTGCCCGTGGTGGTGCAGCAGGTCGAGACACGCACCATCCCGGTCGTTACGTCGCGCGTGGCGCAGACCGAAAGCTCCCGCCAGGTCGAGGTCGTGGCGCGCGTTTCCGGCTTCCTCGAGTCGATCAATTACCGCGAAGGCGGCATGGTCGAGGCCGGCGACGTGATGTTCGAGATGGACCGCAAGCCGTTCAAGGCCCAGCTCGACATGGCGCAGGGCGAAGTCGAGGCGTCGCTGGCGCGCCTTGCCACTGCCGAGGCGAACCTGGAGCGCACGCGGCCGCTGGCTGCCGCGGACGCCCTCAGCCAGGCCGACCTCGATCGCGCCGTGGGCGAGCAGCAGGCGGCGGAAGCTGCGGTTTACACCGCCCGCGCGCGCCTGCGCCAGGCCGAGCTGAACCTGGATTACGCCACCATTCGTTCCCCCGTCACGGGGATGGCCGGCGCTGCCGAGCAGCGCGAGGGCACGTTCCTCAATGCCCAGGGCGCCTCGGCCAACCTGGCTTACGTGGCGCAGCTCGACCCGATCTGGGTGAACTTCAGTGTCTCCCAGAACGAGGCCGCGCGCCGCGAGGCGCGCGTGCGTTCAGGCCTGTATGTGTCGCCCGAGAATGAGCGCTACACGGTCGAAGTCGTGCTGGCGGGCGGCCGGGTCTTCGCGCACGAGGGCGTGCTCGATTTTGCCGATCCCTCCTACGACCGCCGCACCGGCACTTTCACGGTCCGCGCCGTGGTGCCCAACCCGGACCTGGAGCTGCGTCCCGGGATGTTCGTCACGGCGCGGCTGAAGGGCGCGCGACGGCCGAACGCCATCGTGGTGCCGCAGCGGGCGGTGCAAAAGTCGGCCGAGGGTCATGTCGTCTGGCTCGTCAATGCACAGGGCGCGGCCGAAGTCCGGCCGGTGGTGGCGGGCGACTGGGTGGGCGAGGACTGGCTGATCGAGCAGGGGCTCAGCGGTGGCGAGACTTTGATTGTGGACGGTTTCCAGCGCCTGGCGCCGGGTTTCCCGGTGCAAGCCGTGCCGGCGCTGCCGACCGACGCCGCGGCCGGCGAGTAG
- a CDS encoding efflux RND transporter permease subunit codes for MGPGFFIDRPVFASVISIVILLAGLAALRATPVAQYPEVAPPTVTVTAVYPGATAEVIANTVAAPIEQQVNGVDGMIYMSSTSSSSGAMTLTVTFAPGTDPDIAQVNTQNRVSQALAQLPEVVTRQGVKVEKKSSSFMMLVSFYSEDDSLDPLFLKNYVNLYVLDAVKRLPGANLASVFPPPEVAMRIWLQPDRMAQLGVTTTEVANAIRGQNQAFGVGQIGQAPVPEGTQQNFPITSQGMLATAAAFEDIIIRTGGPGGDAAIVRLRDVARAELGAQSYFVESKLNGRNAAALVVYQQPGSNALDTSARVRATLEELSASFPDGLAYKVVMDTSEFTAASIEKVIHTFFEAVVLVVLVVFLFLQSLRATIIPTLAVPIAIIGAYIGIYALGFSTNMLTLFGMILAIGLVVDDAIIVVEAVEHKMATKGMTPRAAAHEAMQELTGALISIVLVLAAVFLPVAFLGGMTGTLYKQFAITIAIAMVFSGIVALTLSPALAALILKPGHGEKKGFFLAFERGFERVTDYYIAGVRWLLRHRLVGVGLFLVTLVGVVGLFRILPSSFVPEEDQGYIFTAVMLPDAASLERTTATSDRVTEVLLAHPAIADAAQIDGFSLLDGQTRSNASAMFVALEPFAERGESGDSAFSAIAELQRDLAGVKSGLAFAVNPPAVPGLGVTGGFDFYLQDRAGGSPEQLGQAVQAFVAAARQRPELAGVSSTYSASQQQLYLEVDRPRAELLGVPVQDVYGTLQAYFGSMFVSQFTQFGRVWQVIMQAEGEYRDDPADLDGIYLTSRDNEVLPLSAVAERRFSAGPTLLSRFNGFPAAKVTGSAAPGFSSGQALATMEEVAAAVLPEGYGFAWAGQAYEEKQAGGTSAIAFVFGIVMVFLILAAQYEKWTLPLGVLLAVPFAILGALLLTWGRGLENDVYFQVGLVTLIGLAAKNAILITEFAVENMHAGMSPEDAAAEAARARLRPIVMTSLAFILGCVPMAIATGPGANSLHAIGTGVIGGMLASTLIASFFVPLFFVLLEGRRKPAAPGAATEAATHDGGAH; via the coding sequence ATGGGCCCGGGTTTCTTCATCGATCGGCCGGTCTTTGCGTCGGTCATCTCGATCGTCATCCTGCTGGCCGGTCTTGCCGCCCTGCGCGCCACCCCGGTGGCGCAATACCCCGAGGTGGCGCCGCCGACCGTGACCGTGACCGCGGTGTACCCGGGCGCGACCGCCGAGGTCATCGCCAACACCGTTGCGGCGCCGATCGAGCAGCAGGTCAACGGCGTCGACGGCATGATCTACATGAGCTCGACGAGCTCGTCCTCGGGCGCGATGACCCTGACCGTGACCTTCGCCCCGGGCACGGACCCCGACATCGCCCAGGTCAACACGCAGAACCGGGTGAGCCAGGCGCTGGCGCAGCTGCCGGAGGTGGTGACGCGCCAGGGCGTGAAGGTGGAGAAGAAGTCCTCCAGCTTCATGATGCTGGTCAGCTTCTATTCCGAGGACGACTCGCTCGACCCGCTGTTCCTGAAGAATTACGTCAACCTGTACGTGCTGGATGCCGTCAAGCGACTGCCGGGCGCCAACCTGGCCAGCGTGTTTCCGCCGCCGGAAGTGGCGATGCGCATCTGGCTGCAGCCCGACCGCATGGCCCAGCTCGGCGTCACCACGACCGAGGTGGCGAATGCGATCCGCGGCCAGAACCAGGCCTTCGGCGTCGGCCAGATCGGCCAGGCGCCGGTCCCTGAGGGCACGCAACAGAACTTCCCCATCACCAGCCAGGGCATGCTGGCGACGGCCGCGGCCTTCGAGGACATCATCATTCGCACCGGCGGCCCGGGTGGCGACGCCGCCATCGTGCGCCTGCGCGACGTGGCGCGCGCCGAACTGGGGGCCCAGAGTTATTTCGTCGAGAGCAAGCTCAACGGCCGCAACGCCGCTGCACTGGTCGTCTACCAGCAGCCGGGCTCGAACGCCCTCGACACCTCCGCCCGGGTCCGCGCCACGCTCGAGGAGCTGTCCGCAAGCTTTCCGGACGGCCTCGCATACAAGGTGGTCATGGACACCAGCGAGTTCACTGCCGCTTCCATCGAGAAGGTGATTCATACCTTCTTCGAGGCGGTGGTGCTGGTGGTGCTGGTGGTGTTCCTGTTCCTGCAGAGCCTGCGCGCAACCATCATCCCGACCCTGGCCGTGCCGATCGCCATCATCGGCGCCTACATCGGCATCTATGCGCTCGGCTTCTCCACCAACATGCTCACGCTGTTCGGCATGATCCTGGCCATCGGCCTGGTGGTGGACGACGCGATCATCGTGGTCGAGGCGGTCGAGCACAAGATGGCCACCAAGGGCATGACGCCGCGCGCGGCCGCGCACGAGGCCATGCAGGAGCTGACCGGGGCGCTGATCTCCATCGTGCTGGTGCTGGCCGCCGTCTTTCTCCCGGTCGCTTTCCTCGGTGGCATGACCGGCACGTTGTACAAGCAGTTCGCGATCACCATCGCCATCGCCATGGTGTTCTCGGGCATCGTCGCCCTGACCCTGTCGCCCGCGCTCGCGGCGCTGATCCTCAAGCCCGGCCATGGTGAGAAGAAGGGCTTCTTCCTCGCCTTCGAACGCGGCTTCGAGCGCGTCACCGACTACTACATCGCCGGCGTGCGCTGGCTGTTGCGACATCGGCTGGTCGGCGTCGGGCTGTTCCTCGTCACGCTGGTCGGCGTGGTCGGCCTGTTCCGCATCCTGCCCTCCAGCTTCGTGCCGGAGGAGGACCAGGGCTACATCTTCACGGCCGTGATGCTGCCGGACGCGGCCAGCCTGGAGCGGACCACGGCCACCAGCGATCGCGTGACCGAGGTGCTGCTGGCGCATCCGGCGATCGCCGATGCCGCGCAGATCGATGGCTTCAGCCTGCTCGACGGGCAGACTCGCAGCAACGCCTCGGCGATGTTCGTCGCCCTCGAGCCCTTCGCGGAGCGTGGCGAGAGCGGGGACAGCGCCTTCAGCGCCATCGCCGAGCTGCAGCGCGACCTGGCAGGCGTGAAGTCCGGCCTCGCGTTCGCCGTCAACCCGCCGGCCGTCCCCGGTCTCGGCGTGACCGGCGGCTTCGATTTCTACCTGCAGGATCGCGCCGGCGGCAGCCCCGAGCAACTGGGACAGGCGGTGCAGGCCTTCGTCGCCGCGGCGCGCCAGCGCCCGGAACTGGCCGGCGTGTCGAGCACTTACTCGGCAAGCCAGCAGCAGCTCTACCTGGAGGTGGACCGGCCGCGCGCCGAGCTGCTCGGCGTGCCGGTGCAGGACGTGTACGGCACGCTGCAGGCTTACTTCGGCTCCATGTTCGTGTCGCAGTTCACCCAGTTCGGCCGCGTCTGGCAGGTCATCATGCAGGCCGAGGGCGAGTACCGTGACGACCCGGCCGATCTCGACGGCATCTACCTCACCTCCCGTGACAACGAGGTGCTGCCGCTGTCGGCGGTGGCGGAGCGCCGCTTCTCGGCGGGACCGACCCTGCTGAGCCGCTTCAACGGTTTCCCCGCCGCCAAGGTGACCGGCAGCGCCGCACCCGGGTTCAGCTCGGGCCAGGCCCTCGCCACCATGGAGGAGGTGGCGGCCGCAGTGTTGCCGGAGGGCTACGGCTTCGCCTGGGCCGGGCAGGCCTACGAGGAAAAGCAGGCCGGCGGCACCTCCGCCATCGCTTTCGTGTTCGGCATCGTCATGGTGTTCCTGATCCTGGCGGCGCAGTACGAGAAGTGGACGCTGCCACTCGGCGTGCTGCTCGCGGTGCCGTTCGCCATCCTCGGCGCGCTGCTGCTGACCTGGGGCCGCGGGCTGGAGAACGACGTCTACTTCCAGGTCGGGCTCGTGACACTGATCGGGCTGGCGGCGAAGAACGCCATCCTGATCACCGAGTTCGCCGTGGAGAACATGCACGCCGGCATGTCGCCGGAAGACGCCGCGGCGGAAGCCGCGCGCGCACGCCTGCGGCCGATCGTCATGACCTCGCTGGCCTTCATTCTCGGCTGCGTGCCGATGGCCATCGCCACCGGTCCCGGCGCCAACAGCCTGCACGCCATCGGCACCGGCGTGATCGGCGGCATGCTGGCCTCGACGCTGATTGCCTCTTTCTTCGTGCCGCTGTTCTTCGTGCTGCTGGAGGGACGGCGCAAGCCCGCCGCGCCGGGCGCGGCGACGGAAGCCGCGACGCATGACGGAGGGGCGCACTGA